The DNA region cagatggatacaccagcatacatgtgagaCCTGTGTAGGACTTGTTATCACCAAACAATACTGACCACCACACAGCAGTCCATGTGAAAGTTAAGGCTGGGGGCCTGTCAAGCAGAGCTAGATCCTAGTACTTGACAGAATGTCAGAACAAGGTCAGgccacattaggcagggccatgacactaaccagcacatgagagaaccagatccagggatagattctgtggggatgtGTGCATCCaatcctgtggaaatgcaagtcccactggttaactcaagagttggagtggtgatgggctgagctagatgtgatcatgaaacctgccatcactcacgggtaaagggaCTGATAACAATCTGGACAGGTCCAAGCTGCAACACCTACATgcacatcctaaaacagggtgtggggcaggctaggctgcaacattcaccagctcatacaaagcaaGATGGAAGGGTGGACTATACCAGGCAAGGGCCTAATACCTGCTGGTATGTATGTaatctgggtctaggagtggaacaaatgggagaacttgggaaactcccctaataCATCATAACTCTTGCTGATGATCACAAGGTGGATGCCTGAGGGTTGGGCAAGCTCGGAAGAGAAGCTCCAATTGTTTggtaatgtgtgggttggttattgAAGGGGCAGACCAGTCAGGGCTGAGTATAtgttagctcaccagcaagaacagaaatctggctggagcacaggtcatgttgAACTTGGCTCTCCAACATACTGGTTTGCATGTTCTGGGGAAGgcaacagactgagcagggccatgtTCCATCACCTGCCAGCAAGAATCAGGATGGGGGACAGGCTGGGTGAGGCCAGGCTACATCATTTAAAGCAAAGACCAAGGCAGGTGAGTGGTTATTCAAAGCTATGTCAGAGCAACCAGTAGCATGCACACAATCTATGGTTgcaaacaggcctggttggggagctaaggggacactctgCCTGGGTTGTGCTTGCAGCTGATGAGTGCAGGAGCCAAAGtgggagctgtgttctggtctggaaatTGCTGCAGTGTCCCTAggcacaagtatggactggggTTGGGCACACCATAGTGGGCTAGACTCCAtcaccaactggtgctctggaTGACCAGGGTAGGTCTAGGAGGGGGTAAGCTACGTcaagcccctactgagccattggTGGGCTATGTCTGGTtgtagaccaggcttggctgggctgaaacattcaactgTAACAAGTAGAATGAGTTGAAGGCCAatcagaaaaggccactgttcctgccaggtcaggaggtggactaagtagggctgactAATGGActcaccagtatgcgcaagatctggcattgggaaaggttctgacGGAGGagactgggcaactcctctggcaaggcacagttcctgcaggtgagtgcaagaatcacaatagggagcagcccaaccaggccagggaaaggtatcCTCAGGCATGCATTTGACacaggtcaggggtggaccagactCAACTAGTTCAcctcacccactggcaaatccaagttccagaatagagtgtgggtctgACTATCTTTGGTTGCAACGCATACCAGTACATAttaaggctgggactgggtgcctggTGCACTGAACTAGGCTGTAACTCTCACCAGCATAAACTGGAAAGGCATTGCACCAGGACTGGCCAGGCTACATCACTcattggcaaatgctgaggtgaggcaggccatgtgagattaggccacagtgcccaaccagcacaaaTGAAAACTGGGGGAAGGAGGCAAaactggcagggggaatgtggacaGCTCCCAtgctggaacaccactcccactggagagaatgAGTTGGGACAGGGGTAGACCAGACCAGACAGCCATAACACATTTGTCCCTCATTTGAGCTGCATCAGGGAaagtccaggctgggctgactgttacCAATGTGCACGCATAAATCACAGTGGGTGGGTGTTGgttgagctttgctgcagcaccagctggaagatgctggcactgggggctaattctgtcacattaaactgcagaaccacctgcagagtgcatgaTGTGGGAGTGGctccagtagggaaatagtgggcacctcagtttagggttaccactcccactggagagcatgagaaccagggctggtgtAGAAGTGGCTAGACAgagcagcaaccaccagcatgtgtgtgggctagtgtggctggttgggttgaactaggcttcaatgcccgttgACATATACAAGATttaaatgggatgagggacagactggcCTAGTCTGCTGTAAATACTAGCAAGgacaggaaccaggacagggggaatgactggtgggggttatagtaGGTGGCTCcaagtaggctgcagctcccactggtttatacgGGGACCAAGTATGTGCTGGGTTGAATCAGATTGGACTGCACAACTCATTGATTCATGAAGAAGACAAGGCCGAATATATAATTGACACAGCAATTGGAATCAGCAGTATAAGgaaaagctgattggggcaacagattgtgctggaccctgtattggcatgcacacacaagaatcaggtctggcatcacctcagacaaagtttctttggaaagcCTCCCAAAttaactgctgatttcagaaccccaatcatgaagagaagtgcaggtttcatggtctgatcatggagtgaatgtgtcaaagctgagaggctcagaggctcagatggaacagtggacagcatacccaggtgcacatggagaatatggcagtccattggaacctgcagaggacacctggtaccacaacagagcatggaggacagaacaaattgatcaactaccccagccatatgttgtcAGTAAAAATCTAAGCAAACAGAGACACTAAGgcagactatgtcaaccagtggattctggagagatttcattgtgcttgaaatggagagattggcagcaattcagagttGTTGAACTacccaaaccacttgagcagttcTCTCAGAACATGGCCCATGTAGGAGATTCTCAGAtgtttgggagactgggtggggctttgccctttatctccctccttaccccagctacagaaaaaaaaaaaaagatatatacagagaaaatgtggaaaaaatggacttacccactttcctgaagcccttgaccctttctgccctgatcaactatgctaagatcatcaaataaaataatacaacttCCAAAAATATAGAATTCTACCCTTTTCAACAAGGTGGTaccaactagaagccattatgctctGTGAAATTAGCTAATTGAAAAGGGCAAATATCACCTATTCTCTCAGATATAAGACAACCTCACAAAATACACAACGAAAATATACAGAGGTGATCAAGTATGCACATGCAATCTCACAAACCAAGGCTGTCAAGGGACCAGAGTATCAAAAATCAAAAGATAcctgtagtatgcatctctacaccTGAATAATGGTAGCTCCCCACTATAATTGTTGAATATATTTTGAGAATAAAATACTAGATTCTCTACCATTGCTTACACCTAGAATGCAATGACCCCAAAAATACAGTATACTGGATCCAAGAATACACTAGGAGGAATCCATTAAtgtaaaacacagaaagaaatagaaatgaggaaaagggggagaaagaaaaggaagggaaatggttgaaaccctatacctacaaaatcatagaatagaaaataagaataaaaaatatgttCTTGGAAAAGATCAGGTAGTTAAAAATCTGGTGTATTTCCTTAATATAAAACATGTGTTAATATTAGACTGAGCTAAAGAAAGCCGACTTGCTGACAAATTAAGTTTGCTCACTTTATATGAATAAAgccatattttaaaaggaaaataatacacaAATTTAGGCATAGATAGGGCAAATGCCATAAGAAGAcaataattataaaatacaaatatgtttGGATTTAGAAATCTACATataaaaagaatcagaaaaaataaattattcatctGGCTATATAGAATAAGGAAAATATTATAAGTACCTTTGCcttgtaatttttaaagttaacaacaacaaacaaatctGTAAATGTGAAAGTTTTCTATTTCAAAAAGTAAACACttaagaaaaatatcaaatagtAAATACAATGTGTAATTCCAGGAATAACTAAAAGATTTTAGCATATGAGAAAAGAAGGATGACAATTACAAAAATAAGAATACATTTTCCACATTTCACATTGCATCAGAACCACAAATGAATATATTATAAAGAAATGgtcaaaaaagttaaaaaatgaatTCTTAGTAAATATGCCTCTAAGAATCAAAGAACAATTTAGATTACTTTCTGAGGTAAAAATATCTGCAGATTAGGTATCAAAAGGAACTTAATGTgagaacactaaaaaaaaaaaaaaaaaaaaaaaaaaaaaaacgattccTGTATTAAGTGGGAAAGTGTAAGAGGCAAAATTTGAAGACACTGAGAACTTTGAACTAAGAGAGGCAtatagtaaagaaaatttaagataCAGGTCGAAATTGTTACagattcagaaagagagagagaaaaaaaaagagttttagcTCAGGCCAACAGTCTCGCTGGCCAGGGAGGAGAGTCTAAAACGGCCCACCAGCATACACAGAACCTATCTTCTACACATCTTAGTGCAAGGAGTtgcagaaggcagcagctcctccaTTTATACTAGTTTGTGATGTCTATTTCAAGGACCTCATTGTGGGAGGTGTTCAGCTTCTGCACAGAGACATGGCTAGGGCAATTCAGCACTGAAAACATTCCTGCGTGGTCATGTTAGCATGATTTCTACGGGATGCTGGAGTCACTTCATCTTTTCCCAACATAACAAAAGCTACACATATTAATCTTCATATCTAAATTAGTCTAAAATTTTGGGATTTGGATTATTCAATCTAAAACAGAATTTATATTTTCACACTTATTTCAAGCTTGTTAAGATAGTTTTATAGCAACATTTTCTGCAGGATTCCAATTACACTTTTATCTGAACTAATGAGCACCAGTGGACTGACAGTGGCATAAGCATTTCCCACCAGTGTCTGGACATACAGAACAAGTGGTTCATATCTCCACAATATGGATGACAAGAATGATATGACGATATCCACACagtacataatcacaaagaaacttACAAGCAGTAGGACCGTACGGGTGGCCCGTTTTGCTGGGGAAATTCTTAGGGAAATACTGATACTGTGAAGGTACGcagacttcctctgatggctatataagaaaatcaccatgtacATGCTGGAGAGCAGCATCATTCCTACAAAGAAGACATTCTGGGACAACACAAGCAGGAAATATAGTGCCATGATGATGGAGTTCATTGAGGAGCGTGAACAGTGCTTACTGACATTGAATAAATTGGTCCTGTTGGAATGAGCTACAGTGTATATGATCATGTTGCTATTGGAAGACAGGTTGAGGGACcaaatacagaagaaagcaaTGGCAATATGTTTTGTGAGTTTACGTTTAAATCTTGACAagtagaaggagctgggactgatggtgatgacCTGAACAATGCTCAGGAGACAGGTAGTGGAGATGGAGAGACCCCTGGACACTCTACTCATGTAAAGCACAAGCTTACATTtgaattcatttgaaaaattcaGCAACCTGAACATGTCTTCAGATAAAATGTCAAGTGTAGTAAGAAGCATAACTATGTGAACAAAAGCCAGGTGACAGGCCATTATATCAGTGGGCCTTGGCCTATGAACCAGATGGATTGTGAAGACgtggaagaagaggagggagacATTGGCTAAGATTTCAATGCCAGATTGCAAAAAATACACGTTTTTAATGATGACATAAGCAGAGATTTTGCTCATCTCAGCATAGTAAAACATTTTAGATACCTATAAAACAAAAGACAGAGCTCATGTCACCAatgatctctctttttgtcaTGAATATCACAAATCATCATTTTAATTTGCTCAATTTCTATAATTAAACTCTAAATGTGCAATAGAGATTCTTGTTGGGGGGAGGGTAAGAGAGAGCCCAGCACCAATTAAACTGtattaagaaataataataaaaaaccttCTACAACGATTtctgaaacaaatgaagacatctttatgtgtatttttaaactcCTTGAAATGCCCCTTCATTCATCAGTTTCAAAAAACTTCTGCATGGAAAGTGTTAATTTTAATCAATACTTTCTGtattcaccttgcacatacatatatgaagCAAAACTAACTCACGCTGAGAGATAAATGCCTGAAGTAAAATAATTTCCTCTGCAGACATGTAACATGCATGGGTTAACATGTGAGACATTGTACAGTTGATCACAGGGCTGTTGAACATGTCTCAAAGGCACAGCTTCCTAAAACATAAACACCTGGGCATCTGAACTGCTAACGGGTTACTCTGTGAGTGTGCATGTTCAGCCTCAGCACAACATGGAGCAAGGAGAGGTGCCAAGATCACAACGATAAATGACTCTTCACCTATTTAAAGGATCATTATTTGTTTCACTTCAGTAATATAAGAAACCAtgaatatatatttgtaattattttagttACATATTTATGCAATTATATCAGCTTTACTTAGTACATTATGAGCCATTCAACAAAATAGAATAATTATAAAGGTGGCTagataaaaaatgtattattttattccaCCACAGCAATATTTGGCTGAGTCTTTCTCATCTTGTCCCTCACTCTCTAAAAGTCCGCCATGTTCTGACACAGATATGAGCCTTTACCAAGGAGGCTCTTGATAATTTATAAATTGAGTGAACAAAGATCCGGTTATTCTGGGTGAATATTGATAAGCGAAGTAAACTATTTACACAATTTAACTTAAAATTTGTCTTGATTTTTGCAATGTGACCTCTGCCACTTGTCTATACAATATGTGTGAGCCTCAAAATATCATCTGCTGTCATCCTACATTTTATGTTAGTAATTTGGCAATCTGATCTTGGACTAAAATTGCAATAAATGCTACAGATATGGGAGTATTTATGATTGAAAAAAGTTTGGGAACAGTTGCCTATAAACTAATTACACTAAAAATGCCTTTTATAAATGAGTAtacagctcagctctaactgcaTGAAGAGACAACTTAGGATATCACTGAGAGGGAAGCTCCAAGGCACCTTAAGAAGACAGAAAGTGTGGATAACACTGACCCTCATTATTaccactagactcagaacccAAACCTTGGAGGAAATTGCAtattccatggtctgatcatggagtgaatgtgtcaaagctgagaggctcagaggctcagatggaacagtggacagcatacccaggtgcacatggagaatatggcagtccattggaacctgcagaggacacctggtaccacaacagagcatggaggacagaacaaattgatcaactacccgaGCCATATGTTGTCAGTAAAAATCTAAGCAAACAGAAACACCTAGGctgactatgtcaaccagtggattctggagagatttcattgtgcttgaaatggagagattggcagcaattcagagctgttgaactaccaaaaccacttgagcagttcTCTCAGAACATGGCCCATGTAGGAGATTCTCAGAtgtttgggagactgggtggggctttgccctttatctccctccttaccccagctacaaaaaaaaaaaaaaaaaaaagatacagagaaaatgtggaaaaatggacttacccactttcctgtagcccttgaccctttctgccctgatcaactatgtaaagattatcaaaatagaaaaacaaaaagaaaaaaagtctgacTGCTGGCTTTTTTCCTTTGACTTTATCTTTAAGAACTAAAGTACTTTTCTTACAGAAGAAATATTAAAGTATAAGCTGTGATCCTTTAGCAACTAAAAGGAAATTGAAGAGGTAGATTTTATACAAAGcaattttaaagaacaaatgaaaCTTGACACTTTAAAAGCAAATCAAGAATATTGCTGGTGATGATCACTTTTCTATCATGCTTATTATTCCCTTAATGGATTGCAAATATTTCCATCTAActgtaaaagaaaattttaatatacttttCAGCATATTG from Ochotona princeps isolate mOchPri1 chromosome 11, mOchPri1.hap1, whole genome shotgun sequence includes:
- the LOC118760013 gene encoding vomeronasal type-1 receptor 48-like; the protein is MNRTEKQPQKEAHTCTDNLSSTRENNPGQRLVSSTNAFGTNGQQPEKKRSKTTICHLIKNQLSVDEASKLGSFFRSSSTANVSKMFYYAEMSKISAYVIIKNVYFLQSGIEILANVSLLFFHVFTIHLVHRPRPTDIMACHLAFVHIVMLLTTLDILSEDMFRLLNFSNEFKCKLVLYMSRVSRGLSISTTCLLSIVQVITISPSSFYLSRFKRKLTKHIAIAFFCIWSLNLSSNSNMIIYTVAHSNRTNLFNVSKHCSRSSMNSIIMALYFLLVLSQNVFFVGMMLLSSMYMVIFLYSHQRKSAYLHSISISLRISPAKRATRTVLLLVSFFVIMYCVDIVISFLSSILWRYEPLVLYVQTLVGNAYATVSPLVLISSDKSVIGILQKILDLSRLLSVPLPEPALGATKPRSLQLNLSPVTGRDSACADNGNQQWNQKSNLGALTCGTDFSSSFTVPPRHDYPIYTMCELIN